The following are encoded in a window of Paraburkholderia hospita genomic DNA:
- a CDS encoding GntR family transcriptional regulator, which produces MELLQGDGAGNLREQVVERVRSEIVSGRTPPGSVYSVPGLATELGVSTTPVREALLELARSGLLVAMRNRGFRVERLSLEALENLFTMRELLERFALETLARQGLKDRNPLVKLADDVAHAVEAGDVPAYVAIDRAFHAAMVGQVGNPLLTKMVLQLRDDMRLYGIDSAEGLKQQKVAVQEHYQMIELAAKGDVQQIGDLISLHILTWKPLFKAALERLA; this is translated from the coding sequence ATGGAGTTGCTGCAAGGCGATGGTGCAGGCAATCTGCGAGAACAGGTTGTCGAACGTGTGCGCTCGGAAATCGTCTCGGGGCGCACGCCTCCAGGCAGCGTGTATTCGGTGCCGGGTCTCGCGACTGAACTGGGCGTGTCCACCACGCCCGTGCGCGAGGCGTTGCTCGAACTGGCGCGCAGCGGCCTGCTCGTGGCCATGCGCAACCGCGGGTTCCGTGTCGAGCGGCTGTCTCTGGAAGCGCTCGAGAATCTCTTCACGATGCGCGAACTGCTCGAACGCTTCGCGCTCGAGACACTCGCGCGTCAAGGTCTGAAGGATCGCAATCCACTCGTCAAACTCGCGGACGACGTCGCGCACGCAGTCGAAGCGGGCGACGTCCCGGCCTACGTCGCGATCGATCGCGCCTTCCACGCGGCAATGGTCGGACAAGTCGGCAACCCGTTGCTGACGAAGATGGTGCTGCAGTTACGCGACGATATGCGGCTCTACGGCATCGACTCCGCCGAAGGTCTCAAACAGCAGAAAGTGGCAGTGCAAGAGCATTACCAGATGATCGAACTCGCCGCGAAAGGAGACGTGCAGCAGATCGGCGATCTGATCAGCCTGCACATTCTCACGTGGAAGCCGCTTTTCAAGGCTGCGCTCGAACGTTTAGCCTGA
- a CDS encoding response regulator transcription factor, with amino-acid sequence MRVLLVEDDVQVGQSLFRALKDAHYTVDWIRDGKAARLALESTSYAAVLLDLGLPDIGGVDLLKALRGAGNAVPVLILSECDDLDARVHSLDVGADDCLLKPVDLRELLARLRAVLRRRAGYATSRIGDESLSLDLEMRTLHRNGIATALSAREFALMHSFLERPGTILSRSQLEDRIYGWGREVGSNAVDVLIHSMRKRFGQSLIRNVRGLGWTVAHARGTEAA; translated from the coding sequence ATGCGAGTCTTATTGGTTGAAGACGATGTACAGGTTGGACAAAGCCTTTTTCGCGCATTGAAGGACGCGCACTATACCGTCGACTGGATCCGGGATGGCAAAGCTGCTCGCCTGGCACTCGAATCCACCAGCTACGCTGCCGTGCTGCTCGACCTGGGGCTGCCGGACATCGGCGGAGTCGATCTTCTCAAGGCACTGCGTGGTGCCGGAAACGCGGTCCCGGTGTTGATCCTCAGCGAATGCGACGACCTCGATGCACGCGTGCACAGCCTCGACGTCGGCGCCGACGATTGCCTGCTCAAACCCGTCGACCTTCGTGAACTGCTTGCACGTCTGCGCGCGGTATTGCGGCGTAGGGCGGGGTATGCGACGTCACGCATCGGCGACGAATCACTCAGCCTCGATCTCGAGATGCGTACGTTGCATCGCAACGGCATTGCGACAGCGCTTTCGGCACGCGAGTTTGCGCTGATGCACAGTTTTCTGGAGAGGCCAGGCACGATCCTGTCGCGCAGCCAGCTCGAAGACCGCATCTATGGCTGGGGAAGGGAAGTCGGGAGCAACGCAGTCGATGTGCTGATTCATTCGATGCGCAAAAGATTCGGACAGTCTCTGATCCGCAATGTGCGCGGTCTCGGTTGGACGGTGGCGCACGCCAGAGGCACTGAAGCAGCCTAG